One window of the Canis aureus isolate CA01 chromosome 1, VMU_Caureus_v.1.0, whole genome shotgun sequence genome contains the following:
- the PAFAH1B3 gene encoding platelet-activating factor acetylhydrolase IB subunit alpha1 isoform X2 codes for MSGEENPASKPTPVQDVQGDGRWMSLHHRFVADSKDKEPEVVFIGDSLVQLMHQCEIWRELFSPLHALNFGIGSDSTQHVLWRLENGELEHIRPKIVVVWVGTNNHGHTAEQVTGGIKAIVQLVNQRQPQARVVVLGLLPRGQHPNPLREKNRRVNELVRAALAGHPRAHFLDADPGFVHSDGTISHHDMYDYLHLSRLGYTPVCRALHSLLLRLLAQDQGQGIPLPEATP; via the exons ATGAGCGGAGAGGAGAACCCAGCCAGCAAGCCGACGCCGGTGCAGGACGTGCAGGGCGACGGACGCTGGATGTCCCTG CACCATCGGTTCGTGGCCGACAGCAAAGATAAGGAACCCGAAGTCGTCTTCATCGGGGACTCCTTGGTCCAGCTAATGCACCAGTGCGAG ATCTGGCGGGAGCTTTTTTCTCCTCTGCACGCGCTTAACTTTGGCATTGGCAGTGACAGCACGCAACATGTGCTTTGGCGGCTGGAGAATGGTGAGCTGGAACACATCCGGCCCAAG ATTGTGGTGGTCTGGGTGGGTACCAACAACCACGGGCACACAGCAGAGCAAGTGACTGGTGGCATCAAGGCCATTGTGCAACTGGTGAACCAACGACAGCCCCAGGCCCGGGTTGTGGTGCTG ggcctgctTCCAAGGGGCCAGCACCCTAACCCACTTCGTGAGAAAAACCGGCGGGTGAACGAGCTGGTCCGAGCGGCACTGGCTGGCCACCCACGGGCGCACTTCCTGGATGCCGACCCTGGCTTTGTGCACTCAGACGGCACCATAAGCCACCATGACATGTACGATTACCTGCATCTGAGCCGCCTGGGCTACACACCTGTCTGTCGGGCCCTGCACTCCCTGCTTCTGCGTCTGCTGGCCCAAGACCAGGGCCAGGGCATCCCCCTGCCAGAAGCTACACCCTAA
- the PAFAH1B3 gene encoding platelet-activating factor acetylhydrolase IB subunit alpha1 isoform X1 gives MSGEENPASKPTPVQDVQGDGRWMSLHHRFVADSKDKEPEVVFIGDSLVQLMHQCEIWRELFSPLHALNFGIGSDSTQHVLWRLENGELEHIRPKGLLPRGQHPNPLREKNRRVNELVRAALAGHPRAHFLDADPGFVHSDGTISHHDMYDYLHLSRLGYTPVCRALHSLLLRLLAQDQGQGIPLPEATP, from the exons ATGAGCGGAGAGGAGAACCCAGCCAGCAAGCCGACGCCGGTGCAGGACGTGCAGGGCGACGGACGCTGGATGTCCCTG CACCATCGGTTCGTGGCCGACAGCAAAGATAAGGAACCCGAAGTCGTCTTCATCGGGGACTCCTTGGTCCAGCTAATGCACCAGTGCGAG ATCTGGCGGGAGCTTTTTTCTCCTCTGCACGCGCTTAACTTTGGCATTGGCAGTGACAGCACGCAACATGTGCTTTGGCGGCTGGAGAATGGTGAGCTGGAACACATCCGGCCCAAG ggcctgctTCCAAGGGGCCAGCACCCTAACCCACTTCGTGAGAAAAACCGGCGGGTGAACGAGCTGGTCCGAGCGGCACTGGCTGGCCACCCACGGGCGCACTTCCTGGATGCCGACCCTGGCTTTGTGCACTCAGACGGCACCATAAGCCACCATGACATGTACGATTACCTGCATCTGAGCCGCCTGGGCTACACACCTGTCTGTCGGGCCCTGCACTCCCTGCTTCTGCGTCTGCTGGCCCAAGACCAGGGCCAGGGCATCCCCCTGCCAGAAGCTACACCCTAA